The Herminiimonas arsenitoxidans genome window below encodes:
- a CDS encoding GGDEF domain-containing protein — protein sequence MQKIDVFSLFVAMTLNLSIMAVALPYFMGRVNRAARYAQTGVVLQTAGWICLFSSSTFERGGWADHLLSTLAMGCVSSGMVFNAMAFQIWCGRKVSVRAPIAIAVLMTVGYSIGFSDYPFRVGWANALLALQIATVVVELCRPPQVAVGRWRWLLAICLTIQMIVLACRAVLGAFYTAEFPNFFGPYLVNQVFALSSNSMMVMSVVAILLAHRDEAARELERLAMLDGLTGALNRRAWLLQSGIDLASSVRYRQPIGLLMLDLDYFKQINDTHGHAVGDHALQLFVTGLRAVSRAGDVFCRYGGEEFCVLLKCADFASVMAYDQRMRQWLAEHSPQELGFKLSYSAGIAMRVHEGDTIDTMLQRADVALYEAKSQGRGCTLASSMRLSA from the coding sequence GTGCAAAAAATCGACGTCTTTTCCCTGTTTGTCGCCATGACACTCAACTTATCCATCATGGCAGTGGCGCTGCCTTATTTCATGGGCCGGGTGAATCGTGCCGCGCGGTACGCGCAAACCGGGGTCGTGCTGCAAACAGCTGGCTGGATTTGCCTGTTTTCGTCGAGCACCTTCGAACGAGGTGGATGGGCCGACCATCTGCTATCGACTCTCGCGATGGGCTGTGTTTCGAGTGGCATGGTGTTCAACGCCATGGCTTTTCAAATATGGTGCGGCCGCAAGGTAAGCGTGCGCGCACCGATCGCCATTGCCGTATTAATGACTGTCGGCTACAGCATCGGTTTTTCCGATTATCCGTTCCGGGTGGGGTGGGCCAACGCCCTACTGGCCTTGCAGATCGCCACGGTAGTGGTTGAGCTATGTCGGCCGCCGCAGGTGGCAGTCGGACGCTGGCGCTGGCTCTTGGCCATTTGTCTCACCATACAAATGATAGTGTTGGCCTGCCGGGCCGTGCTTGGTGCGTTTTACACCGCCGAGTTCCCGAATTTCTTTGGACCGTATCTGGTCAACCAAGTGTTTGCATTGTCGTCGAATTCGATGATGGTGATGTCGGTGGTGGCCATCCTCCTGGCTCACCGCGACGAAGCGGCCCGCGAACTGGAACGGCTGGCCATGCTGGACGGCCTGACTGGTGCATTGAATCGTCGCGCCTGGCTGCTACAGTCCGGCATCGACCTCGCTAGCAGCGTGCGTTACCGGCAGCCCATTGGCCTGTTGATGCTTGATCTCGACTATTTTAAGCAAATCAACGACACGCACGGCCATGCCGTTGGCGACCACGCACTCCAACTTTTCGTGACCGGATTACGAGCAGTCAGCCGCGCCGGTGACGTGTTCTGCCGTTATGGCGGTGAGGAATTCTGTGTCCTGCTCAAATGCGCCGACTTTGCCTCGGTGATGGCGTACGATCAACGCATGCGCCAGTGGCTGGCAGAGCACTCCCCCCAAGAGTTGGGATTCAAGCTTTCTTATAGCGCCGGCATTGCCATGCGCGTGCACGAGGGCGACACCATCGACACCATGCTACAACGAGCCGACGTAGCCCTGTACGAAGCTAAGTCGCAAGGACGTGGCTGCACGCTTGCCAGCTCGATGCGGCTCAGCGCCTAA
- a CDS encoding M15 family metallopeptidase, with amino-acid sequence MKNDIAPLTYKDRIHQELDKLGISLELIAQKQLPFYAEAEELTIAETDADGREYQMTPATAQAWAAMKQAAAQDGVVLEVVSAFRSIERQIAIIQYKLDRYMPMEKILTLSAPPGYSEHHTGRAIDINTPGCMATEEEFQDTEAFRWLSTHANRFGFTLSYPRDNTLGFIYEPWHWCFQPSETNTQTE; translated from the coding sequence ATGAAAAATGACATTGCTCCCCTCACCTACAAAGACCGTATTCACCAGGAACTGGACAAACTCGGCATCTCGTTGGAATTGATTGCGCAGAAGCAATTGCCTTTTTATGCAGAAGCGGAGGAGCTGACCATCGCCGAGACAGATGCCGATGGCCGCGAATACCAGATGACGCCAGCCACCGCGCAGGCGTGGGCCGCGATGAAGCAAGCTGCTGCGCAAGATGGTGTCGTACTGGAAGTGGTTTCTGCTTTTCGCTCCATTGAACGTCAGATAGCGATCATTCAATACAAGCTGGATCGCTACATGCCAATGGAAAAAATCCTGACGCTGAGCGCGCCACCCGGCTATAGCGAACATCACACCGGCCGCGCCATTGATATCAATACACCGGGCTGTATGGCGACCGAAGAAGAGTTTCAGGATACTGAAGCATTCCGCTGGTTAAGCACCCATGCGAATCGCTTCGGCTTTACCTTGTCTTACCCACGCGATAACACGTTGGGTTTCATTTACGAACCTTGGCATTGGTGTTTTCAGCCGTCTGAAACAAATACACAAACTGAATAA
- a CDS encoding restriction endonuclease yields MAQNSIFALLLRSPWWVSAAIALAIALIAVAIMPPKYVGYGVFAGMPFLIVSMMALWRQWGKPSNARVAEILTAVRAMSWRDFSVEIEKALEKDGFVVKRIDLPEADFSITSEGRTALVSCKRWKAASTGVEPLRDLCKAKEAKAAHDCFYITAGDFTQNAMQFAVENKMRLVHGAGLAKLLRKMKIEKSKG; encoded by the coding sequence ATGGCTCAAAATTCGATCTTTGCCTTGCTGCTGCGCTCGCCGTGGTGGGTTAGTGCTGCGATAGCGCTTGCAATTGCCTTGATTGCAGTGGCCATTATGCCGCCCAAGTACGTGGGTTATGGCGTGTTTGCCGGTATGCCTTTCCTGATCGTGAGCATGATGGCTTTGTGGCGCCAGTGGGGTAAGCCGAGTAATGCACGTGTGGCAGAAATATTGACTGCTGTACGTGCGATGTCATGGCGCGATTTTTCGGTGGAGATCGAAAAGGCTTTGGAAAAAGATGGCTTTGTCGTCAAGCGCATCGATTTGCCAGAAGCTGATTTCTCCATCACGAGCGAGGGACGTACTGCGCTTGTGAGTTGCAAACGCTGGAAGGCAGCAAGTACCGGCGTCGAGCCTTTGCGTGATTTGTGCAAAGCGAAAGAAGCCAAGGCCGCGCACGATTGCTTCTATATCACTGCTGGCGATTTCACCCAGAATGCGATGCAGTTTGCGGTAGAGAACAAGATGCGTCTGGTGCATGGCGCAGGTTTGGCCAAGCTGCTGCGCAAAATGAAGATAGAGAAGAGCAAGGGCTGA
- a CDS encoding zinc-binding alcohol dehydrogenase family protein encodes MKAIAYKKALPISDDNALLDVTLPDPIATGRDLLIEVKAISVNPVDVKVRSSANPPDGEYKVIGWDAAGVVRAVGDGVTLFKPGDRVFYAGSLTRPGTNSELHLVDERIVGRMPGSHTFAKAAALPLTSITAWELLFDRLGITPQSTGALLVIGAAGGVGSILVQLARKLTGLTVIGTASRPETEQWVRNLGAHHVIDHSQPLSKELKKIGIDNVQYVASLNQTDQHFAEIVESIAPQGKFALIDDPASLDVVKLKRKSISLHWEFMFTRSMFATPDMRKQHDLLNEIARLIDAGTIKTTIAENFGTINAANLRRAHTLLESNTSKGKIVLEGF; translated from the coding sequence ATGAAAGCCATCGCATACAAAAAGGCATTGCCGATCAGCGACGACAACGCACTGCTCGACGTTACGTTGCCAGATCCAATCGCAACGGGACGCGACCTGCTGATTGAAGTCAAAGCGATTTCAGTTAATCCCGTCGACGTCAAAGTACGCAGCAGCGCCAACCCACCGGACGGTGAATACAAAGTCATTGGCTGGGATGCCGCCGGTGTCGTGCGTGCAGTCGGCGATGGCGTCACCTTGTTCAAACCGGGTGATCGCGTTTTTTATGCAGGTTCGCTGACGCGTCCCGGCACCAATAGTGAATTGCATCTGGTCGATGAACGCATCGTCGGCCGCATGCCGGGATCGCACACTTTTGCAAAAGCTGCGGCATTGCCATTGACGTCCATCACTGCATGGGAATTGCTGTTCGACCGTCTTGGCATCACACCGCAATCAACGGGTGCGCTGCTCGTCATCGGTGCTGCTGGCGGCGTTGGTTCTATCCTCGTCCAACTGGCGCGCAAGTTAACCGGCCTCACCGTTATTGGGACCGCATCACGTCCGGAAACTGAACAATGGGTACGCAACCTGGGCGCGCATCACGTTATCGACCACTCCCAACCTTTATCGAAAGAGCTGAAAAAAATCGGCATCGATAACGTGCAATATGTCGCCAGCTTGAACCAGACCGATCAGCATTTTGCCGAGATCGTTGAGTCGATTGCGCCTCAAGGAAAATTTGCATTGATCGATGATCCGGCATCACTCGACGTCGTGAAGTTGAAGCGCAAGAGCATATCCTTGCATTGGGAATTCATGTTCACCCGCTCCATGTTCGCGACACCCGACATGCGAAAGCAGCACGACTTGCTGAATGAAATCGCCCGCCTGATAGACGCCGGTACAATCAAGACCACGATCGCGGAAAACTTCGGCACCATCAACGCTGCAAACTTGCGTCGTGCACATACGCTTTTGGAAAGCAATACCTCTAAAGGAAAAATCGTACTCGAAGGATTCTGA
- a CDS encoding NAD-dependent epimerase/dehydratase family protein, translating into MKIFVTGAAGYIGGSVAARLLKEGHTVRGLVRKQDQADRIKQLGIEPVIGTLEDAELLAREAKQADAVINAASSDHRASVEAMLDALAGSGKAFIHTSGSSVVGDDARGEWKSDKVYAEDTPVTVVPEKAARASLDKLIRDAAQRGVRSVILCNTMIYGTGLGASANSVQIPPLVAQAQKSGIARYVGQGVNVWSNVHIKDVVELYLLALKNAPAGSFYFVENGEASYADIVTAIAKRLNLGAPQSWPVDEAIKEWGFGHAVYSFGSNSRVTADLARKELGWKPTHTSVFDWITNDMKV; encoded by the coding sequence ATGAAGATATTCGTTACAGGCGCAGCAGGCTATATCGGCGGTTCAGTCGCAGCACGTTTGCTGAAGGAAGGTCATACAGTGCGCGGTCTGGTACGCAAGCAGGACCAAGCAGATCGCATCAAACAACTCGGCATAGAACCAGTCATCGGCACCTTGGAAGATGCTGAACTCCTGGCGCGTGAAGCCAAGCAAGCCGATGCAGTCATCAATGCCGCCAGCTCCGATCATCGCGCCTCGGTGGAAGCGATGCTGGATGCGCTGGCCGGCTCCGGCAAAGCGTTTATTCATACCAGTGGCTCCAGCGTGGTCGGCGACGATGCACGCGGCGAATGGAAGTCAGACAAGGTCTATGCGGAAGACACACCAGTTACCGTCGTACCAGAAAAAGCAGCCCGTGCCTCGCTAGACAAACTGATCCGTGATGCAGCACAACGCGGCGTACGTTCCGTCATTCTGTGCAATACGATGATCTACGGCACCGGCCTCGGCGCCAGTGCGAACAGCGTGCAGATCCCGCCACTGGTCGCACAAGCGCAGAAGAGCGGCATCGCACGTTACGTCGGACAAGGCGTCAACGTCTGGTCCAACGTCCATATCAAGGATGTGGTCGAGCTGTATCTGCTCGCATTGAAAAACGCACCAGCCGGTTCATTCTATTTTGTAGAAAACGGCGAAGCATCGTATGCCGACATCGTCACTGCCATCGCCAAACGTTTGAATCTGGGCGCGCCGCAATCATGGCCAGTGGACGAAGCCATCAAAGAATGGGGTTTCGGTCATGCTGTGTATTCCTTCGGCTCCAACAGCCGCGTCACCGCTGATTTGGCGCGCAAGGAATTGGGTTGGAAGCCGACGCATACTTCGGTCTTCGACTGGATCACAAACGATATGAAGGTTTAA
- a CDS encoding LysR substrate-binding domain-containing protein produces the protein MDINSDDLKTFVAVIDSGTLGAAAQHLGQTTSAVSRALSRLEEKLATTLLTRTTRRMELTDEGQLLLKQARTILAAMDEAEESIRVRRQRPSGRLRIDAASPFILHAIVPHVGEFRTLYPEITLELTSNDQIADLLEHRTDIAIRVGELADSTLHARPLRPSAMAILASPAYLKQHGVPQKPEDLAAHQTLGFLQYELGNTWPLRHEGGETFTVSPVMFASSGETLRALAVAGQGIVCLSDFMTKEDIAAGRLVRVLENAYTGYRRPIHAVYYRNTQLSRRISCFLEFLQQKM, from the coding sequence ATGGACATTAATTCAGACGATTTGAAGACCTTTGTCGCTGTCATCGACAGCGGCACTTTGGGCGCTGCGGCTCAGCATCTGGGGCAAACCACGTCGGCAGTGAGCCGTGCTTTGTCACGTTTGGAAGAAAAACTGGCGACCACCTTGCTGACGCGCACCACGCGCCGAATGGAGCTGACTGATGAAGGTCAGCTATTGCTGAAACAGGCGAGGACCATCCTGGCCGCGATGGATGAGGCGGAGGAATCCATACGCGTGCGTCGCCAAAGGCCGAGCGGGCGTTTGCGTATCGATGCGGCATCGCCATTTATTCTGCATGCGATAGTGCCGCATGTAGGCGAGTTCCGCACCTTGTATCCGGAGATCACGCTGGAGCTGACGAGCAATGATCAGATCGCCGATCTATTGGAGCATCGTACCGATATTGCTATCCGTGTCGGTGAGTTAGCTGACTCCACGTTGCATGCCCGCCCATTGCGCCCAAGTGCGATGGCGATTCTGGCCAGTCCTGCTTATCTTAAGCAACACGGTGTGCCACAGAAACCGGAAGATCTGGCTGCGCATCAAACCTTGGGCTTCCTGCAATACGAACTGGGTAATACCTGGCCGTTACGACATGAGGGCGGTGAAACTTTTACTGTCAGTCCTGTGATGTTTGCGTCCAGCGGTGAGACCTTGCGTGCGTTGGCTGTGGCCGGACAAGGCATCGTTTGCCTGTCTGACTTCATGACGAAAGAAGATATTGCTGCCGGTCGTTTGGTGCGCGTGCTGGAAAACGCCTATACCGGTTATCGTCGTCCCATCCACGCGGTCTACTACCGCAATACGCAGCTCTCACGACGCATCAGTTGCTTCCTGGAGTTTTTGCAGCAGAAGATGTAG
- a CDS encoding LysR family transcriptional regulator — MPRIEDLMLFVRAADCGGLSAAARELDMAPAAASAALKRLETALGARLFVRSTRSLRLTTDGERYLVHAREVLLALEEGAASVARDTQSISGDLNLSIPSDLGRNVMLPWLDEFQTLHPGIRFRIRISDRLADLYRQTIDVAIRYGEPEDSGMVALPLAPDNRRVLCASPNYFKKHAAPKKLADLQAHNCLRFVLGETVHERWSFHRNKKMEAVTVHGDRVSDDGDLVRRWAIAGNGLAYKSRLDISQDLKKGRLIAALVDYQGELAPLNLVCAHRLMLSPAVVSLRDFLRQRLEQLKD; from the coding sequence ATACCGCGTATCGAGGATTTGATGTTGTTTGTCCGCGCCGCCGATTGCGGCGGCTTGTCTGCTGCCGCGCGTGAATTGGATATGGCACCTGCTGCTGCGAGTGCTGCGCTCAAACGTTTGGAGACGGCATTGGGTGCGCGCCTGTTTGTGCGCTCGACACGTAGCCTGCGTCTGACGACAGATGGCGAACGTTATCTGGTGCATGCACGCGAGGTGCTGCTGGCATTGGAAGAGGGCGCAGCTAGCGTGGCGCGTGATACGCAATCGATTAGTGGTGATTTGAATTTATCTATCCCATCGGATCTGGGGCGCAATGTGATGTTGCCGTGGCTGGATGAATTTCAGACATTGCATCCCGGCATTCGATTCCGCATACGCATCAGTGATCGCTTGGCGGATCTGTACCGACAGACTATCGATGTAGCAATACGTTATGGCGAACCGGAAGATTCCGGCATGGTGGCTTTGCCGTTGGCACCGGACAATCGTCGTGTCTTGTGTGCGTCGCCGAATTATTTCAAGAAGCATGCAGCTCCGAAAAAACTCGCTGACCTGCAGGCGCATAACTGTTTGCGTTTTGTGTTGGGAGAAACGGTACATGAACGCTGGTCTTTTCATCGCAACAAGAAGATGGAGGCAGTGACCGTGCACGGCGATAGAGTCAGCGACGATGGCGATCTGGTGCGGCGTTGGGCGATTGCGGGGAATGGATTGGCGTATAAATCGCGACTGGATATTAGCCAGGATTTAAAGAAAGGTCGCCTGATAGCCGCGTTGGTCGACTATCAGGGCGAGCTTGCTCCGCTGAACCTGGTATGCGCGCATCGTCTGATGCTGTCGCCTGCCGTGGTCAGCTTGCGTGATTTTTTACGTCAGCGCTTGGAGCAATTGAAGGATTAG